Sequence from the Pontibacter pudoricolor genome:
TAGTTCTTCTGCGGTTGCTGTTGGTAGTTGTTGTGTAACTATAACCTGTACCTGCATCTCTTTAACTATAGGCGCGCCGGCATAAGAAGCTCTTTGGCCAGCCATACGGGCCGGGTTGTAGGTAGCTTTAAAGGTTATAGCTTGTGGATTATAAGTTGTTTGATATACGCTTGGCTTAAATATCAACTCTCCAACTTTGCCCTCCGTAGTATCCCGAACAGTAAAATTGAATTTTTCGGCCTTAGCAGCCAATGCACTTTCTACACTTAATTCCTGTACGTAGCCATCCATGTTTTCAGCAAACATGCTGAGCTTTACTGTGTTGGTTGCCAGGAATATGTAATAACCTTCATCTGTCTTCGTGTATTTGTTCTGTCCCTCTAGCTTTATGATGGGTTGATCATCACGGATTATGATTCCAATAGACTTAGTATAGGAGTACCTACCATCAGTACCATAAAAATTAACAAAATAAGGGCGGTTTCTTATCAGGCTTTTATCAGGCTTAAAAGCGAATGTTCCTTTTACTCCGTGATAATCGATATCGTAGGTAACAGGTACCTTTAGGACGTGTGATAACTCGCTTGTAAAATAATTCCCTTTTCCGGTTACATAGTATTCATCTGGTTTCATATAGTTATAGCGCATCTGAAACTTTACCTCATCAGTTGCTTTAACTATTAAGTAACCTTCTGTGCTGTACTTCTGATTCTCAGTTTTTATTAATTCAAGCCACGAATCACCACTGTCAATAACCAGAATCTGCATTTCATATTCAATCTCGCTAATCATTGTGCCATCCCGCCATTCTTCTATCGCCACGGCGTAAATATATTCCCCTTTTCTGCAGGGAGCATCCCAGGTAAACTGACCATCAAGTTCTGAAAGATTGAACTCTGCATCACCTGAATAAGTAGAGTTACTGCACTTAAAAGTTTGGTCAGGCAAAGTATAACCAGTTACCGGAATAACATTGCCTGATTTATCGATAGCTTTTGGCGTAATAAGTTTAAAAGCGAGACTGTCGCCATCTGAATCGTGTGCTAAAAAATTATAGTTTACTGCTTTCCCGATACTGGCAAATACAGGCATTGGCGACAAGAACTGTGGACTGCTGTTAAAGCCTACACTTCCGTTTATAGTTACTGTTGTCTGTCTATAAATGGGAGATTGATCGCTGGGCGGAGTCATGTTAAGAAGACCCGGGTTACGGTTTATGATAACGTGTGAAACCGTATAAATCCCGTCGCTGGCATAGGTGTATTCCCATATATATACCTCCTTATCTACCAGGGATGAAAGTGCACCGACAGGCGTAATCGAACGTCGTTGTACTATTATATTATTCCCATCCCCCATTTTAATTTCAACTTCAGGGGAGTCAGCCTGGGATGCTCTATCAGTAAATGTTGTTAATGTAAAAAATAACCTCCGTGGAATTGGATTCGCTGTGGTATCATACTTGAAAGTTATGTAACTACCTCTGTGGTGTGTAGCCGAAGCACTAACAAAGCAAAGCAACAGCAGGACGAAAAGTATAAGTTGTTTCATAGATCAGGTTAAAAAGTCACTAAAGATAACAGCTTGTTATTAAATATAGCAACTATAGAATATAAATGTTAACTTAAGCAATGAAACCGTTGGCAGGTGAATTGTTGTTGTGCCACAGCAGCTATATCCGTACTTTTGTGGATAACTCGCATCTTACCATTTATGAAGCACCCGATCTATCGTTATATAACTGCCCTTTTGCTTGCCACGTCTGTAGTTGGTTGTCAGCAGAAGGTGTGGCAGCCACAGGCCAGCCTACAGCAAACCGACGTAGCCGTTGACAGCACTTTAACCGCCGACCCGGAAACCGAAGCCATGATTGCCCCTTACCGAAAGCAGGTAACCGCCAAAATGAGCGAAGTGATTGGTACAGCTCCCGTCGAGCTGCGCAAAGCAGAGTACGAATCGACGCTGGGTAATTTTGTGGTAGACCTGTTGCTGCAGGAAACCAATAAACTGGTAGACGAACCGGTAGACATGGCCCAGACAACAAATGGCGGTTTGCGCGTGCCGCTTCCGGCCGGACCGATAACAGTGGGTCATATTTTTGAACTGATGCCTTTCGAGAACGAAGTGGTAGTTTTAACCCTTGATGGTCCGGCAACACAGGAGCTGTTCGACTTTGCTGCCAAAACAGGTATTTCCCCGATTGCCAACGCCACTTACACAATACAGAACGGCAAAGCCACAAACGTTAAAATTGGTGGTAAACCCCTGGATACAACACGCAACTATACCATTGTAACATCAGATTACCTGGCAGGTGGTGGCGATAACATGGAAATGTTCAAGAAAGCCATCAGGTCTGAAAAAGTGGGCATGATGATGCGCGACATGATCCTGAAACATATAAAAGAACTGACTGCAGCCGGCAAACCTATAGTTGCCGACACTGCCAAACGTGTTACCGGCGCACAATAAACTATAGTTAGTCATGAAGAGAAGAGATTTTTTAAAGTACAGCGCCGTAGGTGCAGCCGGCTTAACTATAGTTGGTTTACCTTTTAGCTCCCAGGCAGCCAGTAAAACTATAAAGCTTACCATTCTGCACACCAACGACCAGCATTCGCGCATCGATCCGTTTCCGAACGATGGCCGCAAGTTTGCCGGAATGGGAGGGATGGCCCGCCGTGCCAGCCTGATAGAAAAAATACGCAAAGACGAGCCTAATATTTTGTTGCTTGATTCAGGTGATATCTGGCAGGGAACCCCTTATTTCAACTTTTTTAACGGCGAGCTGGAGTACAAACTGATGAGCGACATGAAATACGATGCCGCCACTTTAGGTAACCACGACTTTGACCTGGGCCTGGAAGGACTGGCAAAGCAACTGCCGGCTGCCGGTTTCGAGTTCGTGAACTCCAACTACGATTTCTCTAAAACTATCCTGAAAGATAAATTCAAGCCTTACAAGATATTCGAGAAAGAAGGTATCCGCGTTGGCGTGTTTGGGTTAGGGATACAACTGGAAGGTTTGGTTGGTAAAAAGCAGTTTGGCGAAACCGTGTATTTAGACCCGGTTGCAAAAGCGCAGGAAATGGTAGCCGAGCTCCGCGAAAACCAGAAATGCCATATGGTTATCTGTTTGTCGCACCTGGGCTATAGTTACCAGACTCAGAAAATAGATGACCGCAAGCTGGCAGCGCAGGTAAGCGGCATCGACCTTGTTTTAGGTGGCCACACCCATACGTTTATGGATGAGCCGGAAGTACTGCGCCATGAGTCGGGCCACGAAACACTCATTAACCAGGTAGGGTATGCCGGTATCTATTTAGGCCGTATCGACTTTGAATTCAATAAAAAAACGAAGGAAAAAACAACTATAAAAACGGCTGCACTGCCTGTGGATAACCCTGTATTAAC
This genomic interval carries:
- a CDS encoding T9SS type A sorting domain-containing protein produces the protein MKQLILFVLLLLCFVSASATHHRGSYITFKYDTTANPIPRRLFFTLTTFTDRASQADSPEVEIKMGDGNNIIVQRRSITPVGALSSLVDKEVYIWEYTYASDGIYTVSHVIINRNPGLLNMTPPSDQSPIYRQTTVTINGSVGFNSSPQFLSPMPVFASIGKAVNYNFLAHDSDGDSLAFKLITPKAIDKSGNVIPVTGYTLPDQTFKCSNSTYSGDAEFNLSELDGQFTWDAPCRKGEYIYAVAIEEWRDGTMISEIEYEMQILVIDSGDSWLELIKTENQKYSTEGYLIVKATDEVKFQMRYNYMKPDEYYVTGKGNYFTSELSHVLKVPVTYDIDYHGVKGTFAFKPDKSLIRNRPYFVNFYGTDGRYSYTKSIGIIIRDDQPIIKLEGQNKYTKTDEGYYIFLATNTVKLSMFAENMDGYVQELSVESALAAKAEKFNFTVRDTTEGKVGELIFKPSVYQTTYNPQAITFKATYNPARMAGQRASYAGAPIVKEMQVQVIVTQQLPTATAEELAVATYLIYPNPAQDKFTVQAEAPATLRIYSLQGKLLLEQQLQPGTTEIRRPGTTTSGLYFYSLTTKSGHKQTGKLVLQ
- a CDS encoding 5'-nucleotidase C-terminal domain-containing protein; this translates as MKHPIYRYITALLLATSVVGCQQKVWQPQASLQQTDVAVDSTLTADPETEAMIAPYRKQVTAKMSEVIGTAPVELRKAEYESTLGNFVVDLLLQETNKLVDEPVDMAQTTNGGLRVPLPAGPITVGHIFELMPFENEVVVLTLDGPATQELFDFAAKTGISPIANATYTIQNGKATNVKIGGKPLDTTRNYTIVTSDYLAGGGDNMEMFKKAIRSEKVGMMMRDMILKHIKELTAAGKPIVADTAKRVTGAQ
- a CDS encoding metallophosphoesterase, which codes for MKRRDFLKYSAVGAAGLTIVGLPFSSQAASKTIKLTILHTNDQHSRIDPFPNDGRKFAGMGGMARRASLIEKIRKDEPNILLLDSGDIWQGTPYFNFFNGELEYKLMSDMKYDAATLGNHDFDLGLEGLAKQLPAAGFEFVNSNYDFSKTILKDKFKPYKIFEKEGIRVGVFGLGIQLEGLVGKKQFGETVYLDPVAKAQEMVAELRENQKCHMVICLSHLGYSYQTQKIDDRKLAAQVSGIDLVLGGHTHTFMDEPEVLRHESGHETLINQVGYAGIYLGRIDFEFNKKTKEKTTIKTAALPVDNPVLTS